A window of Christiangramia forsetii KT0803 contains these coding sequences:
- a CDS encoding DUF302 domain-containing protein has protein sequence MEYYFNKTITGEFEEVIEKVTDELEKEGFGVLTEINVTETLKKKLDIDFKKYRILGACNAPYAHKALKAEDKIGTMLPCNVIVQEMGNGKIEVAAVNPMASMQAVKNKDLEQVATEIGDKLKQVIARL, from the coding sequence ATGGAATATTATTTTAACAAGACTATTACGGGAGAATTTGAAGAAGTAATTGAAAAAGTTACAGATGAACTGGAAAAGGAAGGTTTTGGGGTACTAACTGAAATAAATGTCACCGAAACCCTTAAGAAAAAACTGGATATCGATTTTAAAAAGTATCGTATTCTGGGAGCCTGCAATGCCCCTTATGCTCACAAAGCATTGAAAGCAGAAGATAAGATTGGCACCATGTTACCTTGTAATGTTATTGTCCAGGAAATGGGAAATGGAAAAATTGAAGTCGCTGCGGTAAATCCAATGGCATCTATGCAGGCGGTAAAAAACAAAGACTTGGAACAGGTCGCCACAGAAATCGGAGATAAGTTAAAGCAAGTAATAGCCAGGCTATAA
- a CDS encoding DoxX family protein, which yields MKATIPVSYRSVQLFRILLSGIFLVASFNHILNLEKTLNRIDQARFKGIAYFFGNPEYLVIISGIVMMIAGFCLLIGYKTRLAAIALASVIIPITLTVQVGQIHTLGPLFKNIAILGGLLFFILNDIQTFKKQ from the coding sequence ATGAAAGCAACTATTCCTGTATCCTATAGATCGGTACAGCTATTTCGCATTTTACTTAGCGGAATATTTTTAGTGGCGAGTTTTAACCATATTTTGAATCTGGAAAAAACGCTAAATCGAATTGACCAGGCGAGGTTTAAAGGCATTGCCTATTTCTTTGGTAATCCTGAATATTTAGTGATCATATCGGGAATTGTTATGATGATCGCCGGATTTTGTCTACTTATCGGCTATAAAACCCGATTGGCGGCAATAGCTCTGGCGTCAGTGATAATACCAATTACTTTAACTGTCCAGGTAGGACAAATTCACACTTTAGGTCCTCTTTTTAAAAATATAGCCATATTAGGAGGACTTCTATTTTTTATATTAAACGATATTCAAACATTTAAAAAACAATAA
- a CDS encoding sulfur reduction protein DsrE — translation MKKLILGVFLLTLTFSNTLNAQTSKQEDHSHNYVVLTKKIPQLQPIILTAEALAEEDGKSFGDFQAIICGKTVEELTNKEVMMDFIEKAEKAHVKIVVCGFSLKKFKVNKEDIPEVLEVVDNGILHDFQLQKKGYLSIEL, via the coding sequence ATGAAAAAGCTAATTCTAGGAGTATTTCTTTTAACACTCACATTTTCGAATACTCTAAACGCACAAACATCCAAACAAGAGGATCATTCACATAATTATGTGGTGCTTACGAAAAAGATCCCCCAACTTCAGCCAATTATTTTAACCGCTGAAGCGCTGGCGGAAGAAGATGGGAAGAGTTTCGGGGATTTCCAAGCGATTATCTGTGGAAAAACCGTAGAGGAACTTACAAACAAAGAAGTGATGATGGACTTTATTGAAAAAGCTGAAAAAGCTCACGTGAAAATTGTGGTATGTGGGTTCTCCTTAAAAAAGTTCAAAGTGAATAAAGAAGACATTCCAGAGGTACTTGAAGTGGTGGACAATGGTATTCTGCATGATTTTCAACTGCAAAAGAAAGGTTATTTGAGTATAGAACTCTAA
- a CDS encoding CusA/CzcA family heavy metal efflux RND transporter, whose amino-acid sequence MLDKIIQFSINNKLVIGILTLFLIGWGTYSLTRLPIDAVPDITDNQVMVITVSPTLAAQEVEQLVTFPVEQTMVSIPEIKEMRSFSRFGLSIVTIVFEEDTDLYWARQQVQERLSAAADEIPQGVGKPEMAPVTTGLGEIYQYVVHPEEGYEDEYDATELRTIQDWIIKRQLLGTPGVAEVSGFGGFVKQYEIAIDPDKLQSMDITIEEIFTALEKNNQNTGGAYIDKGPNAFFIRSEGLVNNLQELEKIVIKESSGTPILVRDVAKVQFGHGVRYGAATRNGEGEVVTGIVMMLKGANSSAVINNVKDKIEQIKETLPEGVTIEPYLDRKKLVDRAISTVTTNLTEGALIVIFVLVLFLGNLRGGLVVASVIPLAMLFAISMMNIFGVSGNLMSLGAIDFGIIVDGAVIIVEAVMHGINKAKRKYPGVLKLSQAQMDAEVFDSASKIRTSAAFGEIIILIVYLPILALTGVAGKMFHPMAQTVSFAILGAFILSLTYVPMMSALVLSKKTEHKRNFSDKMMDFFQRGYQPIIEKAIHTKLLVVGIAVGLFAMALIAFFRMGGEFIPQLDEGDFAVETRVPVGSSIDQMIDVSQKAQTILLSQYPDEVTQVVNKIGSGEIPTDPMPIEAGDMMVILSPKDEWTSAEDREGLIEEMQASLSVIPNATFSFQQPIQMRFNELLTGAKQDVVIKIYGEDLNTLSDLAGNVGRKIQSVEGVEDLYVEEITGLPQIQIQLDRDKIAQYGLNVETINNAIETGFAGKAAGMVFEGERRFDLVVRLEEASRGDIRDVENLFIGTPAGQQIPLSELANISFQPGPVQIQRDNAKRRVTIGFNVRNRDVQSIVDDIKSIIGDNIDLPAGYYVTYGGQFQNLKEANQRLLIALPIALLLILILLYFTFGSIKQSLLIFTAIPLSAIGGVFALLLRGMPFSISAGVGFIALFGVAVLNGIVLIAEFNRLDKEGVSDIYERVLQGTRVRLRPVLMTATVASLGFLPMALSNTSGAEVQRPLATVVIGGLITATALTLIVLPVLYIYFTEGKVKFNFRKRKIATTLLVIGGIFFPAMQLQAQEIDPVQEREISLEQAIEMAIENNNRIKIAQYEIDVEKTGKYGAITIPKTEFSYSNGEFNTPTIKDNLYGVTQRINFPTVYTSQFKLAKARVKNSEQLKVIAENELVADVKSAYLRYLYLKENEHLLQHQDSLYSNLNRSSSMRYKTGESTKLESVTSATQSMQIRNRLQQNEADLRIAKKQLQVVLNTNDNISVTNTELTPMELDFTMESQSVKQSPLYLYFQQQLELKKRETNVERNKVLPDLMFGYNSQTFIGDQFIDGQDIKYDNGDRFSFFQVGVAIPIFPGGHRSRIKAAKIEENIAQSQIELNQTQLEGELQNLLQEYYKLQGTLNYYQNEALPQAELIIDNSEKSFRSGNVSYAQYLQNLTLANSIQTEYLNTLYQYNQSIIVIEALLGL is encoded by the coding sequence ATGTTAGATAAAATTATTCAGTTTTCGATAAATAACAAGCTGGTTATCGGAATACTAACCCTGTTCCTTATAGGCTGGGGAACATATTCACTTACCAGGTTACCTATAGATGCTGTACCCGATATTACAGATAACCAGGTAATGGTCATTACAGTTTCTCCTACCCTTGCAGCCCAGGAGGTAGAGCAACTGGTAACTTTTCCTGTTGAACAAACTATGGTAAGTATACCTGAAATAAAAGAAATGCGATCTTTCTCGCGATTTGGGCTTTCAATAGTAACTATAGTATTTGAGGAAGATACTGACCTCTATTGGGCAAGACAGCAGGTTCAGGAAAGATTATCTGCTGCGGCAGACGAGATACCCCAGGGTGTTGGAAAACCTGAGATGGCACCCGTAACCACTGGATTAGGGGAAATCTATCAATATGTGGTGCATCCAGAAGAAGGTTATGAAGACGAATATGATGCAACTGAATTGAGAACAATTCAAGATTGGATTATCAAGCGTCAACTTTTAGGAACCCCTGGTGTAGCAGAGGTTAGTGGTTTTGGGGGGTTTGTTAAACAATATGAAATAGCTATTGATCCCGATAAACTTCAAAGTATGGATATTACTATTGAAGAAATTTTTACCGCTCTTGAAAAAAACAACCAGAATACCGGTGGGGCTTATATCGATAAAGGACCAAATGCATTCTTTATCAGAAGTGAAGGTCTGGTTAATAACCTGCAAGAACTTGAGAAAATAGTAATTAAAGAAAGTAGTGGAACCCCGATACTGGTTAGGGATGTGGCCAAAGTACAATTTGGGCACGGGGTGCGATATGGGGCTGCAACACGAAATGGCGAAGGTGAAGTAGTAACCGGTATTGTAATGATGCTTAAAGGGGCAAATTCTTCTGCGGTAATCAATAATGTAAAAGATAAAATTGAACAAATTAAAGAAACCCTGCCCGAAGGAGTCACTATTGAACCCTACCTGGATAGAAAGAAATTAGTAGACCGTGCTATTAGTACGGTAACAACGAACCTTACCGAAGGGGCACTTATAGTAATTTTTGTATTAGTTCTTTTTCTTGGGAATTTAAGGGGAGGATTGGTAGTTGCGTCTGTTATCCCTCTAGCCATGCTGTTCGCTATATCAATGATGAACATTTTTGGGGTATCGGGTAATTTAATGAGTCTTGGAGCAATAGATTTTGGAATTATTGTGGATGGTGCCGTGATCATTGTTGAAGCGGTAATGCATGGTATCAATAAAGCTAAACGCAAATATCCGGGAGTACTAAAACTTTCTCAAGCTCAAATGGATGCAGAAGTATTTGATTCTGCCAGTAAAATTAGAACATCAGCTGCATTTGGAGAAATAATAATATTAATTGTCTATCTGCCAATACTGGCATTAACAGGTGTTGCAGGTAAAATGTTCCATCCTATGGCCCAAACCGTTTCTTTTGCCATCTTAGGAGCTTTTATCCTTTCACTTACTTATGTTCCTATGATGTCTGCCTTGGTTTTAAGTAAAAAAACAGAACATAAAAGAAACTTTTCCGATAAAATGATGGATTTTTTCCAACGAGGATATCAACCAATTATTGAAAAAGCCATCCATACAAAATTATTGGTTGTTGGAATTGCGGTGGGACTATTTGCCATGGCTTTAATTGCTTTTTTCCGAATGGGAGGGGAGTTTATCCCACAGTTGGATGAAGGGGATTTTGCCGTTGAAACACGGGTTCCTGTGGGGAGTTCTATAGATCAAATGATAGATGTATCTCAAAAAGCACAAACCATATTATTGAGTCAGTATCCAGATGAGGTAACCCAGGTGGTCAATAAAATAGGTTCCGGGGAAATCCCTACAGATCCTATGCCCATTGAGGCTGGTGATATGATGGTGATTTTGAGCCCTAAGGACGAATGGACCAGTGCGGAAGATCGAGAAGGCTTAATAGAAGAAATGCAGGCATCATTATCGGTGATCCCCAATGCTACATTTAGTTTTCAACAGCCTATTCAAATGCGTTTTAATGAATTATTAACTGGTGCAAAGCAGGATGTGGTTATTAAAATATATGGGGAAGATCTTAATACTCTTTCTGATTTAGCAGGAAATGTCGGGAGAAAAATTCAATCTGTAGAAGGTGTTGAAGATCTATACGTGGAGGAAATTACGGGGCTTCCTCAAATTCAAATACAGTTGGACAGGGATAAAATAGCACAATATGGACTTAATGTAGAAACGATAAATAATGCCATAGAGACCGGTTTTGCAGGTAAAGCTGCCGGAATGGTATTCGAGGGGGAAAGACGTTTCGATTTGGTGGTACGATTAGAAGAGGCAAGTCGTGGTGATATCAGGGATGTGGAAAATTTATTTATAGGCACTCCCGCAGGACAACAGATCCCTCTCAGCGAATTAGCTAATATTTCGTTTCAACCGGGCCCGGTGCAAATCCAAAGGGACAATGCAAAAAGAAGGGTAACTATTGGATTTAATGTAAGGAACAGGGATGTTCAAAGTATTGTTGACGATATAAAATCTATCATTGGCGATAATATTGATCTTCCTGCTGGTTATTATGTAACCTACGGGGGGCAATTCCAAAATTTAAAAGAAGCCAATCAACGCCTATTAATAGCATTACCAATAGCCCTGCTGCTTATTTTGATTTTATTATATTTTACATTTGGCTCTATAAAGCAAAGTCTGCTGATTTTTACAGCTATACCTTTATCTGCCATCGGTGGTGTTTTTGCCTTACTACTTAGGGGAATGCCTTTTAGCATATCGGCGGGAGTTGGTTTTATCGCTCTGTTTGGTGTAGCCGTATTGAATGGTATTGTACTCATTGCAGAATTTAACAGGCTCGACAAAGAAGGCGTTAGTGATATATATGAGCGGGTCCTTCAGGGTACCAGGGTACGTTTAAGGCCGGTATTAATGACGGCTACAGTTGCTTCTCTTGGTTTCCTTCCTATGGCGCTTTCTAATACATCAGGTGCAGAAGTACAACGGCCATTGGCCACTGTAGTAATAGGTGGGTTAATTACGGCTACGGCCTTAACCCTAATCGTGCTTCCGGTCCTGTATATATATTTTACTGAAGGGAAAGTCAAATTCAATTTCAGAAAAAGAAAAATAGCCACCACTTTACTCGTGATTGGGGGAATATTCTTTCCGGCCATGCAATTGCAAGCACAGGAAATAGACCCGGTTCAGGAACGAGAAATTTCCTTAGAACAAGCTATTGAAATGGCAATTGAAAATAATAACCGCATTAAGATTGCCCAATATGAAATAGATGTTGAAAAAACAGGAAAATATGGAGCGATTACCATCCCTAAAACAGAGTTCTCCTATAGTAACGGCGAATTCAATACCCCAACAATAAAGGATAATTTGTATGGAGTTACACAGCGGATCAATTTCCCCACGGTTTATACCAGTCAGTTCAAGCTGGCTAAAGCCAGAGTCAAAAATAGTGAACAACTCAAGGTTATAGCCGAAAACGAACTGGTTGCAGATGTTAAATCTGCCTATTTGAGATACCTGTATTTAAAGGAAAATGAACATTTGTTACAGCACCAGGATAGTCTGTACAGCAATCTTAACAGATCAAGCTCGATGCGCTACAAAACAGGTGAATCCACGAAACTGGAAAGTGTGACCTCGGCAACGCAATCGATGCAAATAAGGAACAGGCTTCAGCAAAATGAAGCCGATTTAAGGATCGCTAAAAAACAACTACAGGTGGTGCTTAACACCAATGATAATATAAGTGTTACGAATACAGAACTTACTCCTATGGAGTTAGATTTTACTATGGAAAGCCAATCGGTGAAACAAAGTCCTTTATACCTCTATTTTCAACAACAATTGGAGTTAAAGAAACGGGAGACCAACGTGGAAAGAAATAAAGTTTTACCTGACCTAATGTTCGGGTATAACAGTCAAACTTTTATTGGGGATCAATTTATAGATGGCCAGGATATTAAATATGATAACGGTGATCGATTTTCCTTTTTTCAGGTTGGTGTGGCTATCCCCATATTCCCGGGGGGGCATCGTTCCAGGATAAAGGCAGCTAAAATTGAAGAGAATATTGCACAATCTCAAATAGAACTGAACCAAACCCAGTTAGAGGGAGAACTTCAGAATTTACTACAGGAATATTACAAGTTACAAGGAACTCTCAATTACTATCAAAATGAGGCCCTGCCACAAGCAGAACTGATTATTGATAACTCCGAAAAAAGTTTTCGAAGCGGAAATGTTTCTTATGCCCAATACCTGCAGAACCTCACTTTAGCGAATAGTATTCAGACAGAGTACTTAAACACCCTTTATCAATACAATCAATCCATTATAGTTATTGAAGCCCTGCTGGGACTGTAA
- a CDS encoding efflux RND transporter periplasmic adaptor subunit translates to MKIKFNTKISLLILSTLLVVACGNNDSEKTETSAESSTTKETPVANGAKQVTFTKDQYNLAGIETGEVEMRNLSNIIKLNGVIDVEPESMASVSAPLGGYIKTAGRLPGEEVKKGQVLATIENPEFIQIQQDYLESLSRLQFLEEEYNRQKQLREEDINSAKTFQQVSSDYKITQGRVKAYEQQLALAGISRRNVQNGNIARTANLYAPITGFIKESNVNIGDFISPEEVLFEIVNTDDVHIALNAFEKDLEKIEIGQTVKFSLSNDNTYDRTAEVFLIGKATGENRITPVHSHISEEDEKGLLPGMYVKAWVETGTEQQNAVLSEAIVQYQGKDFVVLQTRETANAYTFRLEQVKKGLEQEGYTAISFAENTDINNLKPVVKNAYSILSALRNSEEE, encoded by the coding sequence ATGAAAATTAAATTCAATACAAAAATTTCGCTACTCATTTTATCCACCCTTTTGGTAGTGGCGTGTGGCAATAATGATTCTGAAAAGACCGAAACTTCCGCAGAATCTTCTACGACAAAAGAAACGCCTGTTGCTAACGGGGCCAAACAGGTCACTTTTACAAAGGATCAATATAATCTCGCCGGAATAGAAACCGGGGAAGTTGAAATGAGAAATCTTAGCAACATCATTAAATTAAATGGGGTTATTGATGTGGAACCTGAAAGCATGGCTTCTGTATCTGCGCCATTAGGGGGGTATATAAAAACTGCCGGGAGATTACCTGGGGAAGAGGTCAAAAAAGGGCAAGTCCTGGCTACAATCGAAAATCCCGAATTTATCCAGATACAACAGGACTATTTGGAAAGTTTGAGCAGGCTACAATTCCTTGAAGAAGAATATAACCGGCAAAAACAGTTAAGGGAAGAGGATATCAATTCGGCAAAAACCTTTCAACAGGTTTCTTCCGACTATAAAATTACACAAGGACGGGTTAAGGCATACGAACAGCAACTTGCCCTTGCGGGTATTAGTAGAAGGAATGTTCAAAATGGTAATATAGCTCGAACTGCGAATTTATACGCCCCTATAACAGGTTTTATAAAAGAGAGCAACGTTAACATAGGTGATTTCATTTCCCCTGAAGAAGTGTTATTTGAAATTGTAAATACTGATGATGTTCATATCGCACTCAATGCATTTGAAAAAGATCTGGAAAAAATAGAGATTGGCCAAACCGTGAAATTTTCCCTTTCTAATGACAATACTTATGACCGTACTGCAGAGGTGTTCCTGATAGGAAAAGCTACAGGAGAGAATAGGATAACCCCCGTTCATTCCCACATTTCAGAGGAAGACGAAAAAGGTCTTTTACCTGGTATGTATGTAAAAGCCTGGGTAGAAACTGGTACGGAGCAACAAAATGCGGTACTCTCTGAAGCAATTGTCCAATATCAGGGGAAAGACTTTGTTGTTCTACAAACCCGGGAGACGGCGAATGCTTATACTTTTAGGTTAGAGCAGGTTAAAAAAGGCCTTGAGCAGGAAGGATATACGGCCATAAGCTTTGCTGAAAATACTGATATTAACAATCTAAAGCCCGTGGTAAAGAATGCTTATTCCATTTTATCTGCATTAAGAAATTCTGAAGAAGAATAA
- a CDS encoding MFS transporter: MKIGKVIFKLTEPFQALQNRLFAKVYLAQTISLLGDAFTWVGLALLAYQFGEERAAIILAAALTLRVTAFIIFSPFAGVLADRMDRKKILYTTHFIRMGLVALLPFITAEWQIYAIVFLMNVFNAFFSPTYRSVIPQIVDKRLYRQAIGLSAATYQLLGVLGPGLAGILAVWMGAREIFLVDAGTFIIAGILLLTLPKTFLNATKEEVPSKHPTTWQDVTKGARLLFQNKYIRFALFIELVSAMAGAFILVNTIILVKGGLELTDKDYGLIMAAFGIGATVAAFVSGAIDKSKSRQVSLLLGALVLGLSISAANYLNFSLLFVFWIFAGLGQSLAEIPSETLIGENISDSEQGKVYGSHFAFSHLWWAISYPIAGYLGTNFPDREFLYGGIITLTLLTIVFLFLRPKDSVRKSKHLKSRKVG, from the coding sequence ATGAAAATAGGCAAGGTGATATTCAAATTAACAGAACCTTTTCAGGCGCTGCAAAATAGGCTGTTCGCGAAAGTATATCTGGCACAGACTATTAGCCTGCTGGGGGATGCTTTTACCTGGGTTGGTCTTGCCTTGCTTGCCTATCAATTTGGGGAAGAAAGGGCTGCTATAATATTGGCTGCCGCGCTTACATTGAGGGTCACTGCTTTTATCATCTTTTCGCCATTTGCCGGTGTACTTGCAGATCGTATGGATCGAAAAAAGATTTTGTATACGACGCATTTTATTAGGATGGGTCTGGTTGCCTTACTGCCGTTCATTACGGCCGAATGGCAAATTTATGCAATCGTATTTCTTATGAATGTTTTCAATGCTTTTTTTAGCCCTACTTATAGATCTGTTATCCCTCAGATTGTGGATAAAAGATTATATCGGCAAGCTATTGGGTTATCGGCTGCCACGTATCAGTTATTAGGGGTTTTAGGTCCGGGTTTAGCGGGAATACTTGCAGTCTGGATGGGAGCCAGGGAGATATTCCTGGTTGATGCGGGAACATTTATTATCGCAGGGATTTTACTTTTAACACTCCCTAAAACCTTTTTAAATGCAACTAAGGAAGAAGTTCCCAGTAAACACCCAACCACCTGGCAGGATGTTACTAAAGGAGCCAGGCTCTTGTTTCAAAATAAGTATATCCGTTTTGCACTTTTCATAGAACTGGTATCGGCTATGGCAGGAGCATTTATCCTGGTTAATACTATAATACTGGTTAAAGGTGGTTTAGAGTTAACTGATAAGGATTATGGTTTGATTATGGCGGCCTTTGGTATTGGTGCAACAGTGGCTGCTTTTGTTTCAGGAGCTATTGATAAATCTAAATCGAGACAAGTTTCCTTATTATTGGGAGCATTAGTATTGGGACTGTCAATTAGTGCCGCAAACTATCTTAATTTTTCTTTGCTTTTTGTGTTCTGGATCTTTGCAGGGTTGGGACAAAGTCTTGCAGAAATTCCTTCAGAAACCCTTATTGGGGAAAATATATCAGATAGTGAACAGGGAAAAGTATATGGTTCCCATTTCGCTTTTTCCCATCTATGGTGGGCGATTTCTTATCCAATAGCAGGATACCTTGGGACTAATTTCCCAGATAGGGAATTTCTCTATGGTGGAATTATCACTTTGACATTGTTGACGATTGTTTTTCTGTTTCTCAGGCCAAAGGATAGTGTTAGAAAATCAAAACATTTAAAATCGCGGAAAGTAGGTTAG
- a CDS encoding (2Fe-2S) ferredoxin domain-containing protein yields MEDHKNNKTVIYQCNGVNCRKKKGKLLHYYMKKYKLKNKIEVDIIDCNNRCQQAPVLHLHPDDIWFSEKDLGTVIKRYILNK; encoded by the coding sequence ATGGAAGATCATAAAAACAATAAGACCGTTATTTATCAGTGTAATGGAGTAAACTGCCGAAAGAAAAAAGGCAAGCTTTTACATTATTATATGAAGAAATATAAACTGAAAAACAAAATTGAAGTTGATATAATAGATTGTAACAATAGATGTCAACAAGCCCCTGTTCTCCATCTTCATCCAGACGATATTTGGTTTTCGGAGAAAGATTTAGGAACAGTTATTAAAAGATATATTTTGAATAAATAA
- a CDS encoding HupE/UreJ family protein, translated as MKIKKIYAFLFLFLCGAFGSLAYAHGVDENTQTFLLGNSGVAFGPFLYIGAKHMITGYDHLLFLVGVIFFLYKPKQVLLYVSFFTIGHSTTLLLGVLADININAYLIDAIIALSIVYKGFDNLGGFKRFFGKQPNTQAAVLIFGLFHGFGLASKLQEFKFDREGLLTNLIGFNIGVEIGQFIALAVVLILITVWRRHRSFMKFSTITNTALMAAGFLLLGFQLTGYFTS; from the coding sequence ATGAAAATTAAAAAAATATATGCCTTTCTCTTTCTTTTTCTATGCGGAGCATTCGGCTCTCTGGCATATGCTCACGGAGTAGATGAAAACACACAAACGTTTCTATTGGGAAATAGTGGCGTGGCATTTGGCCCATTTTTATACATAGGAGCTAAACATATGATTACCGGCTATGATCACTTACTATTTTTGGTCGGTGTTATTTTCTTTCTGTATAAACCGAAACAAGTACTCTTATATGTTAGTTTCTTTACCATTGGCCATAGCACCACTTTGTTATTAGGTGTTTTAGCCGATATCAATATTAATGCGTACTTAATCGATGCTATTATCGCCTTATCTATCGTATATAAAGGCTTTGATAATTTAGGCGGCTTTAAGCGCTTCTTTGGTAAACAGCCGAATACCCAGGCGGCGGTTTTGATATTCGGGTTGTTTCACGGTTTTGGTCTTGCAAGTAAGTTACAAGAATTTAAATTCGACCGTGAGGGTCTCTTGACTAATCTAATTGGTTTCAATATTGGAGTAGAAATAGGGCAATTTATTGCTTTAGCAGTAGTATTGATTCTTATCACGGTTTGGAGAAGACATCGCAGCTTTATGAAATTTTCAACAATTACAAATACAGCTTTAATGGCCGCAGGTTTTTTATTGCTCGGCTTTCAATTAACAGGCTACTTTACATCTTAA